The DNA segment GTGGGCCCCGACCATCCGCAGGACGAGTCCCGCGTACAGCTCGCCGACCTGCTCGGGGGTGCGCGGGCCGTCGACGTTGAACCAGCGGGCCACGTCGATGCAGAGCGACAGGATGGCGAGCGTGGTGCCCTGTATGTCGGGCACCTCGAACTCGCCGGCGGCCACGCCGTCCTCGATGATCCCGCGCACCTCGGCGTCCACCTGGCGGCGCAGCGCGACGATCTCGGCGCGGGCGTCCGGGCCGAGCGCGTCCAGTTCGTACTGCACGACCCGTGCGGTGGTGCGGCGGCCGGCGTGCCAGCGGACGAAGGAGCTGACGCCGTCGGCGAGCCGCTCGGCGGCCGTGCCCTCGCCGCGCGCGGCGGTGCGCAGGATGTCCAGCGCCTTGTCGTGACCGATGCGGCTGATCCGGTGGAGCAGCTCTTCCTTGGTCTTGTAGTGGATGTAGAGCGCGGCGGGGCTCATCCCGGCGCGGCCCGCGATGTCGCGGGTGGTGGTCGCGTGGTAGCCGCGCTCGGCGAAGGCTTCCACGGCGGCGACGAGCAGCCGCCGGGCCGCGTCCGGGGTCACCTCGGCCCACGCGTCGGCCTCGCCGCCGACCGTCTCCTCCGCCGTACTCATCGCTCGCCCCTCCTCGGATGACAGGAGCACCACCATACCGCCGAAGGTGAGCGCCCGCTTAGCGAGACTGCTGCCGGGGGTCGGGGGTCTTGCGGTAGGGGTCGTGGGCGGTGAGGAGTTCCTCCATGCGGGCCTGGTCGACTCTGCTGACGATCTCGCCGGCCTCCTGTCTGTCCCGGATCACCTTGGCGAGGGTGAAGGCGGAGGTGACGAGGTACAGCACGGCGATGGCGAGGAAGCCGCGCACCCAGGCGCTGGCCTCCAGCCGGTAGATGCCGATCGCGGTGGCCGTCATGGCGACGGCGAAGGAGGCGACGGCCTGTCCGTAGAAGGCGCCGGTGGTCTGCTGCTTGACTGGTGTGTCGCTCATGACACGAGTCTCGGCGGACGCGGCGCGCGCCACATCCGCCGAGGTACTCAGTACCCGTACTCAGAACAGCGCGGCCTCAGAAAGCCGAAACACCGGTCAGCGCGCGGCCGATCAGCAGCTTCTGGATCTGGCTCGTGCCCTCGTACAGGGTCATCACCCGGGCGTCGCGCAGCAGCTTGCCCACCGGGTACTCGTCGATGTAGCCGTAACCCCCGAATACCTGAAGGGCGTTGGAGGCGGCGCGCACGGCGGCCTCGGAGGCGAACAGCTTGGCCTTGGAGGACTCGGTGGCGAACGGCTCGTCCCGGTCGATCAGGTCGGCCACCCGCCAGGTCAGCAGCCGGGCGGCGTCCACGTCCACGGCGATGTCGCTGATCAGCTCCTGCACCAGCTGGTGCTTGGCGATGGAGCTGCCGAACTGCTCGCGCTCACCGGCGTATTGAACGGCCGCGTCGAGAGCGGCCTGGGCTATGCCGACGCAGCCCGCGGCGACCGACATCCGGCCCTTGGCGAGCGCGGACATGGCGACGGAGAAGCCCTTGCCCTCGGCGCCGACCATCGCGGAGGCCGGCACCCGTACGTCCTCCAGCACCAGTTCGGCGGTGGCCTGGCCGCGCAGGCCGAGCTTGCCGTGGATGGTGCGGCGGGTGAGGCCGGGGGTGTCGGTGGGGACGAGGAAGGCGGAGACGCCCTTGTGGCCGGGGGCGTCGGTGGAGCGGGCGAAGAGCAGCACCACGTCGGCCCAGGTGCCGTTGGTGATGAACATCTTGGTGCCGCTGAGCACGTAGTCCTCGCCGTCCCGTACGGCCCGCGCGCCGAGGCTGCCCGCGTCCGAGCCGGTGCCGGGCTCGGTGAGGCCGAAGCAGCCGATCAGCTCGCCGGAGGTCAGCCCCGGCAGCCAGCGCCGCTTCTGATCCTCGTTCCCCCAGGCCGCGATCGACTTGGCGACCAGCCCGAGGGAGACGGAGACGATCCCGCGCACCGAGGAGTCACCGCGCCCCAGCTCCTCGGTGACCAGGCAGTACGCAAGATGGTCGCCGCCGGAGCCGCCGTACTCCTCGTCGATGGTCAGCCCCAGGAAGCCGATCTCGCCGAGCTTCTTCACGATGCCCCGGTCGACCTCCTCGGCACGGTCCCAGGCGGTGACATGGGGGGCGATCTCGCGCTCCACGAAGTCACGGGCCAGCTGCCGTACGGCCGACTGTTCCTCGCTCAGGCCCAGGTCCACCATGCGATCACCCCACACGGCCTCAGCGGGAACCCGTAAGGCCCTTGAAAGACGTACATTTAAATTAGCAGTGCTAGTTTCTGCTCGCAGCCCTACTATGTGCGCCATGGCCCGACCGCGCAAGCCCCTCCTCAGCACCGACCGGATCGTGAAGACGGCACGGGCCCTCGTGGACGCGGAGGGCCTCCAGGCCGTCTCCACCCGGCGGCTCGCCGCCGAACTCGGGGTGAGCGGGCCCTCGCTCTACAACCACTTCCGCACCAAGGACGAGATCCTGGAGGCGGTCGCGGACTCGGTGAGCGCGCAGGTCGACCTCACGATGTTCGAGGACGGCCGGGACTGGCGTACCGCGCTGCACGACTGGGCCGTCTCCTACCGGTCCGCGCTGCGCGACCACCCCAACATCGTCCCGGTCCTCGCACGCGGCCCCGGCCGCCGCCCGGCCGGACTCCGGCTGGCGGACGCGGTGTACGGCGGGATGGTCGACGCGGGCTGGTCCCCGGCGCAGGCGACCTCGATCGGCGCGCTGATGCGGTACTTCGTCATGGGCTCCGCGCTCAGCTCCTTCGCGGGCGGCTTCGTGGACGACGCGAGCGCCTACGACCCCGCCGACTATCCCCACCTCGGGCAGGCCCACCTCCTCGCCGAGCAGCAGGAGAAGGTCGACGAGCGGGCCTTCGAGGTCGGGCTCGCGGCGCTGCTGGCCGGTCTGGAGGGGCAGTACGGTGAGCCGGACCCCCGGCCATGATTCGGTGAGCACCGAAGTGTCCGTGCCGCATGCTGGGCGCATGACCGCCACGGAACCGTGCGCCACCGCTCTCGCCTCGCTCGCCGCGCTGCTCGCCGACGAGACACGGGCCGGCTGTCTGCTCGCCCTGCTGGACGGGCGCGCGTGGACCGCCGGGGAACTCGCCCGGCACGTACGGGTCGCGCCCTCGACGCTCACCGGGCATCTGAACCGGCTGGTCGCGGGCGGCCTGCTGGTGACGGAACGCCAGGGGCGGCACCGCTACGTCCGGCTGGCCGACCCGCGCGCCGCGCAGCTCGTCGAGGATCTGGCCGCGCATCTGCCGCAGGACGTGGTGGTCCAGGTCCCGCGCACGCTGCGGGAGGTCCGTACCCAGTCCGCGCTGGCGCGCGGGCGGACCTGCTACGACCATCTCGCCGGCCGGCTCGGCATGGCGGTCACCGACGCGCTGACCTCGCACGGGCTGCTGCGCCAGGACACCGGGTTCGCGCTGACCGACGCGGGGCTGGCCTGGTTCGGGGACGCGGGCATCGCCGTCGACCGCTCCACCCGGCGCCCGCTGGCCCGCTCCTGCCTGGACTGGACGGAGCGGCGCCCGCATCTCGGGGGCGCGGCGGGCGCGGCGCTGTGCCGGCACGCGCTGGACGCCGGATGGTGCGCCCGCGTGGGCTCGGGGCGGGCGGTGCGGGTGACGCCCGTGGGGGCGCGTGCGCTGGCGGAGCTGCTGGGCATCGACGAACCGGCGCTGGTCTGAGACCGCCCGCCCTTTCACCTCTTCTCACCGCATCCACCGAGGAGTCCGATGGACCTCAGTCCGCGTCATCGTCTGCTGCCCACGGCCGCCGCCGTGGTCACCGTGCTGCTGTGGGCGTCCGCCTTCGTGGTGATCCGTACCGCCGGTGACGCCTACTCACCGGGCGCGCTGGCACTCGGCCGCCTGCTCGCGGGCGGTCTCACCCTGGCCGTGCTGTGCGCGATACGGCGCGAGGGCTGGCCGCCGCGCGGGGCCTGGCCAGGCATCCTGGTGTCCGGGGTGCTCTGGTTCGGCTTCTACATGGTGGCCCTGAACTGGGGCGAGCAGCGGGTGGACGCGGGCACGGCCGCTCTGGTGGTGAACGTCGGCCCGCTGCTGATCGCCCTGTTCGCCGCCCGGTTCCTGGGCGACCCGATGCCGCCCCGGCTGCTGGCGGGGATGGCGGTGTCCTTCACCGGCGCGGTGATCGTGGGCCTGTCGATGTCGGCCGGGGGCGGCGGCTCCTCGGTGCTCGGCGTGGTGGCCTGCCTGCTCGCGGCGGTCGCCTACGCGGCCGGGGTGGTCGCGCAGAAGCCCGCCGTGGCCCGCGCGAGCGCCCTTCAGGTGACGACGTTCGGCTGCCTGATCGGCGCGGTGGCCTGCCTGCCCTTCACCGGCCGGCTGATCTCGGAGGCGTCCGGCGCCCCGCTGTCGGCCACGCTGGGCATGGTCTACCTCGGCGTCTTCCCGACCGCGCTGGCCTTCACCGCGTGGGCGTACGCCCTGGCCCGCACCAGCGCGGCCAAGCTGGGCGCGACGACGTACGCCGTCCCCGCGCTGGTGGTGCTGATGTCCTGGCTGGCGCTGGGCGAGGTGCCGGGACCGGTGATGCTGGGCGGCGGCCTGCTGTGCCTGGCGGGCGTGGCGGTGGCCCGCTCGCGGGGGCGTACGGCGCCCGCGCAGGTGGCGGACGCGGCGCCCGACCCCGACCCTGACCGGGTGCGCTGAGCCTCCTGGGGGTGTCCCCCTAGAACACCACCAGCGCCCGCCCGCCCCGGCCCGCCAGCATGTCCTCGAAGGCCGCCGGGATGTCCTTCAGGGTGATGTGTTCGGTGACCAGGGCCGAGAGGTTCAGGCGTCCCTCACGGACGTGGGCGGCGATGGCGGGCAGATCACGGGCGGGGTCGGAGTTGCCGTACACGCAGCCGGTGAGGGTGCGGCCCCAGTGGAAGATCTCCAGGGCGTTGAAGGTGACCTGCTCGTCCTTGCCGCCGATGCCGACGACCGTGGTGCGGCCGCCCCGGCGGGTGGACTCCCAGGCGGCGCGGATGCTCCGCGCCCGGCCCGCGCACTCCACGGCGACGTCGACGCCCTGCTTGCCGGTGAGGGCGCGGACGGCGCGCGGGGTCTGCTCGTCGGCGAGGACGAAGTCGGTGGCGCCGCAGGCGCGGGCCAGCTCCTCCTTGGCCGGCGAGACGTCCACGGCGACGACCTGGGCCGCGCCCGCGATCCGGGCCGCCTGGAGGGTGGCGAGCCCGACCCCGCCGACCCCGAACACGGCGACCGTCTCGCCGGGCTGGACCCGCGCCGAGTGGTGGACGGCGCCGTACCCGGTGAGGACGGCGCAGCCGAGCAGGGCCGCGTCGGTCAGCGGCACCCCCTCGGGCAGCGGCAGCGCGCAGGCGGCCGGTACGACGGTCTCCTCGGCGAACGCGCCGACGTTGAGGCCGGGATGGAGTTCGGTGCCGTCGGCGGTACGGGCGTGCACCCGGGCGGCGCCGTCCAGCGCGTGCCCGCACAGCCAGACCTCGCCCCGCGCGCAGGCCGGACAACCCCCGCAGGCGGGAGCCCAGTTGAGGACGACGGGCGTGCCGGGTACGAGCCCCGCGACCCCCTCCCCCACGGCGGTCACGGTGCCCG comes from the Streptomyces seoulensis genome and includes:
- a CDS encoding TetR/AcrR family transcriptional regulator, with translation MSTAEETVGGEADAWAEVTPDAARRLLVAAVEAFAERGYHATTTRDIAGRAGMSPAALYIHYKTKEELLHRISRIGHDKALDILRTAARGEGTAAERLADGVSSFVRWHAGRRTTARVVQYELDALGPDARAEIVALRRQVDAEVRGIIEDGVAAGEFEVPDIQGTTLAILSLCIDVARWFNVDGPRTPEQVGELYAGLVLRMVGAH
- a CDS encoding YiaA/YiaB family inner membrane protein, producing MSDTPVKQQTTGAFYGQAVASFAVAMTATAIGIYRLEASAWVRGFLAIAVLYLVTSAFTLAKVIRDRQEAGEIVSRVDQARMEELLTAHDPYRKTPDPRQQSR
- a CDS encoding acyl-CoA dehydrogenase family protein, which codes for MDLGLSEEQSAVRQLARDFVEREIAPHVTAWDRAEEVDRGIVKKLGEIGFLGLTIDEEYGGSGGDHLAYCLVTEELGRGDSSVRGIVSVSLGLVAKSIAAWGNEDQKRRWLPGLTSGELIGCFGLTEPGTGSDAGSLGARAVRDGEDYVLSGTKMFITNGTWADVVLLFARSTDAPGHKGVSAFLVPTDTPGLTRRTIHGKLGLRGQATAELVLEDVRVPASAMVGAEGKGFSVAMSALAKGRMSVAAGCVGIAQAALDAAVQYAGEREQFGSSIAKHQLVQELISDIAVDVDAARLLTWRVADLIDRDEPFATESSKAKLFASEAAVRAASNALQVFGGYGYIDEYPVGKLLRDARVMTLYEGTSQIQKLLIGRALTGVSAF
- a CDS encoding TetR/AcrR family transcriptional regulator, encoding MARPRKPLLSTDRIVKTARALVDAEGLQAVSTRRLAAELGVSGPSLYNHFRTKDEILEAVADSVSAQVDLTMFEDGRDWRTALHDWAVSYRSALRDHPNIVPVLARGPGRRPAGLRLADAVYGGMVDAGWSPAQATSIGALMRYFVMGSALSSFAGGFVDDASAYDPADYPHLGQAHLLAEQQEKVDERAFEVGLAALLAGLEGQYGEPDPRP
- a CDS encoding ArsR/SmtB family transcription factor; amino-acid sequence: MTATEPCATALASLAALLADETRAGCLLALLDGRAWTAGELARHVRVAPSTLTGHLNRLVAGGLLVTERQGRHRYVRLADPRAAQLVEDLAAHLPQDVVVQVPRTLREVRTQSALARGRTCYDHLAGRLGMAVTDALTSHGLLRQDTGFALTDAGLAWFGDAGIAVDRSTRRPLARSCLDWTERRPHLGGAAGAALCRHALDAGWCARVGSGRAVRVTPVGARALAELLGIDEPALV
- a CDS encoding DMT family transporter, producing MDLSPRHRLLPTAAAVVTVLLWASAFVVIRTAGDAYSPGALALGRLLAGGLTLAVLCAIRREGWPPRGAWPGILVSGVLWFGFYMVALNWGEQRVDAGTAALVVNVGPLLIALFAARFLGDPMPPRLLAGMAVSFTGAVIVGLSMSAGGGGSSVLGVVACLLAAVAYAAGVVAQKPAVARASALQVTTFGCLIGAVACLPFTGRLISEASGAPLSATLGMVYLGVFPTALAFTAWAYALARTSAAKLGATTYAVPALVVLMSWLALGEVPGPVMLGGGLLCLAGVAVARSRGRTAPAQVADAAPDPDPDRVR
- a CDS encoding Zn-dependent alcohol dehydrogenase; its protein translation is MTVRAAVLPAVGAPLEITGIELPEPGPGQVRVRLAAAGVCHSDLSLSDGTMRVPVPAVLGHEGAGTVTAVGEGVAGLVPGTPVVLNWAPACGGCPACARGEVWLCGHALDGAARVHARTADGTELHPGLNVGAFAEETVVPAACALPLPEGVPLTDAALLGCAVLTGYGAVHHSARVQPGETVAVFGVGGVGLATLQAARIAGAAQVVAVDVSPAKEELARACGATDFVLADEQTPRAVRALTGKQGVDVAVECAGRARSIRAAWESTRRGGRTTVVGIGGKDEQVTFNALEIFHWGRTLTGCVYGNSDPARDLPAIAAHVREGRLNLSALVTEHITLKDIPAAFEDMLAGRGGRALVVF